A portion of the Punica granatum isolate Tunisia-2019 chromosome 7, ASM765513v2, whole genome shotgun sequence genome contains these proteins:
- the LOC116213353 gene encoding 5-dehydro-2-deoxygluconokinase-like isoform X3: MKMQGGGDAANTLTCTSRLGLNPRLISKIADDMPGSSILRELEADGVDTSALVVAKEGVTPFSYVIVDQKTNTRTCIFTPGHPPLQPDDLSPSNLEDAMRGASVVYFDGRLTYTAAFVAREAARRNIPILLDAERKREGLDDILFLARYAVCAAKFPQAWTEAPTMGSALVSMLLRLPKLKFVIVTLGAMGCIMLERIDTERPPTEEVDVDSLLRSLEQRKDSTVTTPICITSEAINMRAEGIGTVKGKLFLGTAEKIPPAELVDTTGAGDAFIGAVLYGLCAEMPPEKMLPFAAKVLLAVELSEPELGCHIEQIRASPRSCKMGEYITRLNTLLTFLVELESLMVKFV, from the exons TTTGGGCTTGAACCCGAGGCTCATTTCCAAG ATTGCTGACGATATGCCGGGCTCGAGCATACTAAGGGAACTAGAAGCCGATGGCGTAGATACTTCTGCTCTCGTG GTGGCTAAGGAGGGCGTGACACCGTTTTCTTATGTTATTGTTGATCAGAAAAC GAACACCCGGACTTGCATTTTCACCCCGGGACATCCTCCCCTGCAACCAGATGATCTTTCCCCATCTAACTTGGAAGATGCAATGAGAGGTGCAAGTGTTGTCTATTTCGATGGGAGGTTGACTTACACCGCTGCCTTTGTCGCGCGAGAG GCTGCACGGAGGAATATACCTATTCTGCTAGACgcagaaagaaagagagaaggattAGATGATATTTTGTTCTTAGCTCGTTATGCTGTTTGTGCAGCAAAATTTCCGCAG GCTTGGACAGAGGCCCCAACGATGGGGAGTGCTCTAGTCTCGATGCTGTTGAGGTTGCCGAAGTTgaaatttgtgattgtgaCTTTGGGTGCAATGGGTTGCATAATGCTCGAGAGAATCGATACTG AGCGGCCACCAACTGAAGAAGTCGATGTAGATAGCTTACTAAGGTCACTGGAGCAAAGAAAAGACAGTACAGTTACCACCCCAATATGTATCACGTCG GAAGCGATAAACATGAGAGCAGAAGGAATAGGGACAGTGAAGGGGAAATTATTCTTGGGAACAGCAGAGAAGATACCTCCTGCTGAATTAGTCGACACGACTGGTGCTGGTGATGCTTTTATCGGGGCTGTCCTTTATG GTCTCTGTGCTGAAATGCCACCAGAAAAAATGTTGCCATTCGCTGCAAAAGTG CTTCTTGCTGTAGAGCTCTCGGAGCCAGAACTGGGCTGCCACATCGAACAGATCCGTGCCTCGCCCCGTTCCTGCAAGATGGGGGAATACATAACACGACTAAATACGCTTCTAACATTTCTGGTTGAACTAGAGTCCCTTATGGTGAAATTCGTCTAA